A section of the Carya illinoinensis cultivar Pawnee chromosome 12, C.illinoinensisPawnee_v1, whole genome shotgun sequence genome encodes:
- the LOC122290311 gene encoding ras-related protein RABA1b-like, with product MAGYRADDDYDYLFKVVLIGDSGVGKSNLLSRFTKNEFNLESKSTIGVEFATRTLNVDGKVIKAQIWDTAGQERYRAITSAYYRGAVGALLVYDITRHATFENADRWLKELRGHTDSNIIVMLAGNKSDLRHLVAVSTEEGKSYAERESLYFMETSALEAVNVENAFAEVLTQIYHSVSKKQMEGGENGDASSVPTKGEKINLNDDKYGLKKLGCCSS from the exons ATGGCGGGGTACAGGGCTGACGACGACTACGACTACCTGTTCAAAGTGGTCTTGATCGGAGACTCGGGGGTGGGCAAGTCGAACCTGCTCTCCAGGTTCACCAAGAACGAGTTCAACCTTGAGTCCAAGTCTACCATTGGCGTCGAGTTCGCCACTCGGACTTTGAACGTTGATGGCAAGGTCATCAAGGCCCAGATTTGGGACACTGCTGGCCAAGAAAG GTACCGTGCCATCACCAGTGCATACTATCGTGGAGCAGTAGGTGCACTTCTTGTTTATGACATCACTCGTCATGCAACATTTGAGAATGCTGACAGATGGCTGAAAGAATTGAGAGGCCACACAGATTCAAACATTATTGTGATGCTTGCTGGGAACAAATCCGATCTACGCCACCTAGTTGCTGTTTCAACTGAAGAAGGTAAATCCTATGCTGAAAGGGAATCACTTTATTTCATGGAAACTTCAGCACTGGAGGCAGTAAATGTAGAAAATGCCTTTGCTGAAGTACTGACTCAAATCTACCACTCTGTAAGCAAGAAGCAAATGGAAGGAGGAGAAAATGGAGATGCTTCATCTGTTCCAACgaaaggagagaaaataaaCCTCAATGATGATAAGTATGGTTTGAAAAAACTTGGTTGCTGCTCAAGTTAG
- the LOC122289099 gene encoding pathogen-related protein-like: MESTSASGSNKNFQAGQLDKSSMATEEAAVPKIVGDKYRSFLHDDGEKIEWRHGGPPTYDDVNKLFEEGRTKEWPKGSLEEIVQNAVKSWEMELSHKTRLKDFKTINPEKFKLFVNGREGLSGEETLELGSYNALLKNSLPKEFQYYKADEETFESSHDVFRSAFPRGFAWEVLNVYSGPPEIAFKYRHWGFFEGPYKGHAPTGERVQFVGLATLKVDESLRVEEVEVYYDPAELFGGLLKGPPISESKHHAGTAAHGCPLSK, from the exons ATGGAGTCCACAAGTGCTTCTGGCAGCAATAAAAACTTCCAGGCCGGCCAGCTAG ACAAATCAAGCATGGCTACCGAAGAGGCTGCAGTACCTAAGATTGTGGGAGATAAGTATAGGTCTTTCTTACATGATGATGGAGAGAAAATCGAATGGAGGCATGGTGGCCCTCCCACGTATGATGATGTTAACAAGCTCTTCGAAGAAGGCAGGACTAAG GAATGGCCAAAAGGATCACTGGAAGAAATAGTACAAAATGCTGTCAAGTCATGGGAGATGGAGCTCTCACACAAAACTCGCTTGAAGGACTTCAAGACTATAAACCCCGAGAAGTTCAAGCTCTTCGTTAATG GAAGAGAGGGGTTATCCGGGGAAGAAACTCTTGAGCTTGGGAGCTACAATGCCTTGTTGAAGAATTCTCTGCCAAAGGAGTTTCAATACTACAAAGCAGATGAAGAAACCTTTGAATCGTCTCATGATGTCTTTAGATCTGCTTTCCCTCGCGGGTTTGCGTGGGAAGTGCTCAATGTTTATTCCGGACCGCCTGAAATTGCTTTCAAATACCGGCACTGGGGTTTCTTCGAGGGACCCTATAAAGGGCATGCTCCCACTGGGGAGAGAGTTCAGTTTGTTGGATTGGCTACTCTCAAG GTTGATGAATCTCTCAGAGTAGAAGAGGTGGAGGTATACTACGACCCAGCAGAGCTGTTTGGAGGCCTTCTCAAGGGACCACCTATCTCAGAGTCCAAGCACCATGCTGGAACAGCTGCTCATGGCTGCCCACTCtccaaataa
- the LOC122289178 gene encoding tubby-like F-box protein 7: MSLRRSFFSRRFSRSFKELNEKSGRVRDSDEAVGSGRGGGAGQPDRSWAGMLPELLAEIIQRVERSDGDLRQNIVACACVCKKWRQITKEIVPSPSLTGIITFPSCLKKPGPRELPHQCLIKRNKKTSTFYLYLSLTPSFTDKGKFLLAARKYRNGAHTEYIISLDADDLSQGSNAYVGKLSSDFLGTNFAIYDSQPPHSGAKPSISRSSRRFASKQISPQVPAGNFEVGQVSYKFNILKPRGPRRMVCSLKCSSQGEAAYDRSLSLGKCNMKKLESTGSGCTILRNKAPRWHEHLQCWCLNFHGRVTVASVKNFQLVAIADQSQPGGKGDEETVLLQFGKVGDDTFTMDYRQPLSAFQAFAICLTSFGTKLACE; the protein is encoded by the exons ATGTCCCTGAGGAGGTCCTTCTTCTCTCGTAGATTCTCCAGGTCTTTCAAGGAACTGAATGAGAAGAGCGGGCGCGTTCGCGACTCGGACGAGGCGGTTGGGTCGGGCAGGGGAGGAGGGGCGGGCCAGCCCGACCGCTCATGGGCCGGAATGCTCCCTGAGCTACTGGCAGAGATCATACAGCGTGTGGAGAGGAGTGATGGCGACCTCCGCCAAAACATCGTCGCTTGCGCCTGCGTTTGCAAGAAGTGGAGACAGATCACCAAAGAGATCGTTCCTTCCCCTTCCCTGACCGGCATAATCACTTTCCCTTCTTGCCTCAAAAAG CCGGGACCGCGAGAGCTTCCACATCAATGTCTTATAAAACGGAACAAGAAGACGTCAACATTTTACCTCTATCTTTCCCTTACACCGT CATTCACGGATAAGGGAAAGTTTCTCTTGGCAGCACGAAAGTATAGGAACGGTGCTCACACTGAATATATTATTTCACTTGATGCTGATGACCTATCTCAAGGAAGTAATGCTTATGTTGGAAAGTTAAG TTCGGACTTTCTTGGCACGAATTTTGCAATTTATGACAGCCAACCACCACATAGTGGCGCAAAACCCTCAATTAGCAGAAGCAGCCGTCGTTTTGCAAGCAAACAAATTAGTCCCCAAGTTCCAGCTGGGAATTTTGAGGTTGGGCAGGTCTCTTATAAGTTCAACATTTTGAAACCTAGAGGACCAAGGAGAATGGTTTGTTCGCTGAAGTGCTCATCGCAAGGAGAAGCTGCTTATGACAGGTCTCTGAGTCTGGGCAAATGCAATATGAAGAAACTTGAATCTACTGGTTCTGGATGTACAATTTTGAGGAACAAAGCTCCAAGGTGGCACGAACATTTGCAGTGCTGGTGTTTGAATTTCCATGGCCGGGTGACAGTAGCATCCGTGAAGAATTTTCAACTGGTTGCAATAGCAGATCAAAGTCAGCCAGGAGGAAAAGGAGATGAGGAAACAGTTCTCCTTCAGTTTGGGAAGGTAGGGGACGATACCTTCACCATGGATTACAGGCAGCCCTTGTCAGCTTTCCAGGCATTTGCAATTTGCCTAACTAGCTTTGGTACGAAACTGGCGTGcgagtaa
- the LOC122289176 gene encoding peptide-N4-(N-acetyl-beta-glucosaminyl)asparagine amidase A-like, with protein MFLTQPPVMAPPSLLFSLFLLLLHRALLSTAILHKSSLIGADALSQRTTLKDTPPTLFFEVTKPIQLPNTKPCSYLILQHDFGYTYGKSPVLASYTPPSECPSRKFSKIVLEWNSTCKGRQFDRIFGIWLGGVELLRSCTAEPRATGIAWSVEKDITRYYSLLMKNQTLAVYLGNLIDRTYTGVYHVNITIRFYTAEKKSDDYGSISDNSVAKYQSPADLVLPFSRDLPLNDGLWFEIENSTDIASKEFEIPRNAYRAVLEVYVSFHENDESWYSNPPNEFIEANNLTDTPGNGPFREVVVSLDDEVVAAVWPFTVVYTGGVNPLLWRPITGIGSFNLPSYNIEITPFLAKILDGKAHTFGFSVTNALNVWYIDANLHLWLDSKSTKTEAELLKHDSLPLAVSAVSNFKGLNGTFFTSANRSISSTGWVRSSHGNLTTNWIQNLRYSNSMVVGSNGTLQVVNQTIHFNDSVHAKMPSSSVYSAESHKEFSLYLYYNYLDQGNETSFSLENITLGFNEKKSEASALEVSKSNLQNVQNGQGYMAVKDNLVVSGLGSTQQVYKYDDSDSCYFRNVSSSNYTILYDEVGNTCHGRTQSHFDLRSGRWRPFSRT; from the coding sequence ATGTTTCTAACGCAACCACCAGTGATGGCTCCACCCTCTctacttttctctctctttctcctcctACTCCACCGGGCTCTCTTATCTACAGCTATTCTCCACAAAAGCAGCCTCATCGGAGCAGACGCTCTCTCCCAGAGAACAACCCTCAAGGACACCCCACCAACTCTCTTCTTTGAAGTAACCAAGCCCATCCAACTCCCCAACACCAAGCCTTGCTCTTACCTCATCCTCCAACACGACTTTGGCTACACTTATGGCAAGTCCCCAGTGCTTGCGAGCTACACCCCTCCCTCGGAATGCCCGTCTCGAAAATTCTCCAAGATTGTCCTTGAATGGAATTCAACCTGTAAAGGCAGGCAATTCGACCGCATCTTTGGCATTTGGCTTGGTGGCGTTGAGCTTCTTCGTAGCTGCACGGCGGAGCCGAGGGCTACCGGGATTGCTTGGAGCGTCGAGAAGGACATTACGAGGTATTATTCATTGCTTATGAAGAATCAAACTCTTGCTGTTTATCTTGGTAATCTGATTGATAGGACGTATACTGGGGTGTACCATGTGAATATAACCATTCGTTTTTATACCGCTGAGAAAAAATCCGATGATTATGGGTCGATCTCGGATAATTCAGTTGCCAAGTATCAGTCCCCGGCTGATTTGGTCCTACCCTTTTCGCGAGACCTGCCGTTGAATGATGGGTTGTGGTTTGAAATTGAGAATTCCACCGATATTGCGTCGAAGGAATTCGAGATTCCTCGAAACGCTTATAGGGCTGTGCTGGAGGTCTATGTTTCATTCCATGAGAATGATGAATCTTGGTATTCGAATCCTCCGAACGAGTTCATCGAGGCAAATAATCTTACTGATACGCCCGGAAATGGGCCTTTTAGGGAGGTTGTGGTTAGTCTTGATGACGAGGTTGTCGCTGCAGTTTGGCCTTTTACCGTGGTTTATACAGGAGGGGTCAATCCTCTGTTATGGAGACCCATCACTGGCATTGGATCATTCAATCTCCCTTCCTATAATATTGAAATCACGCCATTTTTGGCGAAGATATTGGATGGAAAGGCCCATACGTTTGGATTTAGTGTCACAAATGCCTTGAATGTCTGGTACATAGATGCAAATTTGCATCTTTGGTTGGACAGCAAGAGCACTAAAACAGAAGCGGAGCTTTTAAAGCACGATAGTTTGCCTCTTGCTGTTTCAGCGGTATCTAATTTCAAGGGTTTGAATGGAACGTTTTTTACTAGTGCAAACAGGTCCATATCCTCGACTGGATGGGTGAGATCTTCCCATGGGAATCTCACAACCAATTGGATCCAAAACCTCCGTTACAGTAATTCAATGGTCGTGGGGAGCAATGGGACTCTGCAGGTTGTGAATCAGACCATCCATTTCAATGACAGTGTTCATGCAAAGATGCCATCCTCGTCTGTTTACTCGGCGGAATCACACAAAGAATTCTCCCTTTATTTATACTACAACTACTTGGATCAAGGAAATGAAActtctttttctcttgaaaaCATCACGTTGGGATTTAATGAGAAAAAGTCCGAGGCTTCTGCTTTAGAAGTATCAAAGAGCAATCTACAAAATGTACAGAATGGGCAGGGCTATATGGCTGTGAAGGACAACTTGGTAGTCAGCGGATTGGGCAGTACACAACAAGTGTACAAATATGATGATAGCGATTCCTGTTACTTCAGGAATGTAAGCAGCTCGAACTATACTATTTTGTACGATGAAGTGGGAAACACATGCCATGGAAGAACGCAGTCTCATTTCGATCTTCGATCAGGCAGATGGAGGCCTTTTTCACGCACCTAG
- the LOC122289179 gene encoding uroporphyrinogen decarboxylase 1, chloroplastic-like isoform X1 produces MGFSFPTSTGVVCCSPGWKSCSVFVHLGLNSSCPSGTLYLLKRKCPPRKFRVACSSSFSSDLLLVKAARGDPVSRPPVWMMHQAGRYMAIDRKLAERYPSFRDRSETTDLIVEISMQPWEAFRPDGVIIFSDILTPLPAFGFPFDIEEIRVPIIQTLIHSEARLKTLHPIYLEKLHFVGESLRLLRWEVGGHTAVLGFVEVP; encoded by the exons ATGGGCTTTTCTTTCCCAACCAG TACCGGTGTGGTTTGCTGTTCTCCGGGATGGAAGTCTTGCAGCGTCTTCGTTCACTTGGGGTTAAACTCAAGCTGTCCCAGTGGAACTTTATATCTCCTCAAAAGAAAATGCCCACCTAGAAAGTTCCGTGTAGCATgctcttcttcattttcttctg ATCTGCTTTTGGTTAAGGCTGCAAGAGGAGATCCTGTAAGTCGACCTCCAGTGTGGATGATGCATCAGGCAGGAAGGTATATGGCCATTGATAGAAAGCTTGCAGAGAGATATCCTTCCTTCAGGGATAGGTCAGAGACAACCGATCTCATTGTTGAAATCTCTATGCAGCCTTGGGAAGCTTTCCGTCCTGATGGAGTTATTATTTTCTCCGACATACTGACCCCTCTGCCTGCCTTTGGATTCCCATTTGACATAGAAGAAATAAGGGTTCCTATAATCCAAACACTAATTCATTCTGAAGCGAGACTGAAGACTCTGCATCCCATATATTTAGAGAAACTTCATTTTGTAGGGGAATCCCTCAGGTTATTGCGGTGGGAG GTTGGTGGACACACTGCTGTTTTAGGTTTTGTAGAAGTACCTTGA
- the LOC122289179 gene encoding uroporphyrinogen decarboxylase 1, chloroplastic-like isoform X2, whose protein sequence is MGFSFPTSTGVVCCSPGWKSCSVFVHLGLNSSCPSGTLYLLKRKCPPRKFRVACSSSFSSDLLLVKAARGDPVSRPPVWMMHQAGRYMAIDRKLAERYPSFRDRSETTDLIVEISMQPWEAFRPDGVIIFSDILTPLPAFGFPFDIEEIRVPIIQTLIHSEARLKTLHPIYLEKLHFVGESLRLLRWEVTSRLVDTLLF, encoded by the exons ATGGGCTTTTCTTTCCCAACCAG TACCGGTGTGGTTTGCTGTTCTCCGGGATGGAAGTCTTGCAGCGTCTTCGTTCACTTGGGGTTAAACTCAAGCTGTCCCAGTGGAACTTTATATCTCCTCAAAAGAAAATGCCCACCTAGAAAGTTCCGTGTAGCATgctcttcttcattttcttctg ATCTGCTTTTGGTTAAGGCTGCAAGAGGAGATCCTGTAAGTCGACCTCCAGTGTGGATGATGCATCAGGCAGGAAGGTATATGGCCATTGATAGAAAGCTTGCAGAGAGATATCCTTCCTTCAGGGATAGGTCAGAGACAACCGATCTCATTGTTGAAATCTCTATGCAGCCTTGGGAAGCTTTCCGTCCTGATGGAGTTATTATTTTCTCCGACATACTGACCCCTCTGCCTGCCTTTGGATTCCCATTTGACATAGAAGAAATAAGGGTTCCTATAATCCAAACACTAATTCATTCTGAAGCGAGACTGAAGACTCTGCATCCCATATATTTAGAGAAACTTCATTTTGTAGGGGAATCCCTCAGGTTATTGCGGTGGGAGGTAACTTCAAG GTTGGTGGACACACTGCTGTTTTAG
- the LOC122289179 gene encoding uroporphyrinogen decarboxylase 1, chloroplastic-like isoform X3, producing the protein MGFSFPTSTGVVCCSPGWKSCSVFVHLGLNSSCPSGTLYLLKRKCPPRKFRVACSSSFSSDLLLVKAARGDPVSRPPVWMMHQAGRYMAIDRKLAERYPSFRDRSETTDLIVEISMQPWEAFRPDGVIIFSDILTPLPAFGFPFDIEEIRVPIIQTLIHSEARLKTLHPIYLEKLHFVGESLRLLRWEVL; encoded by the exons ATGGGCTTTTCTTTCCCAACCAG TACCGGTGTGGTTTGCTGTTCTCCGGGATGGAAGTCTTGCAGCGTCTTCGTTCACTTGGGGTTAAACTCAAGCTGTCCCAGTGGAACTTTATATCTCCTCAAAAGAAAATGCCCACCTAGAAAGTTCCGTGTAGCATgctcttcttcattttcttctg ATCTGCTTTTGGTTAAGGCTGCAAGAGGAGATCCTGTAAGTCGACCTCCAGTGTGGATGATGCATCAGGCAGGAAGGTATATGGCCATTGATAGAAAGCTTGCAGAGAGATATCCTTCCTTCAGGGATAGGTCAGAGACAACCGATCTCATTGTTGAAATCTCTATGCAGCCTTGGGAAGCTTTCCGTCCTGATGGAGTTATTATTTTCTCCGACATACTGACCCCTCTGCCTGCCTTTGGATTCCCATTTGACATAGAAGAAATAAGGGTTCCTATAATCCAAACACTAATTCATTCTGAAGCGAGACTGAAGACTCTGCATCCCATATATTTAGAGAAACTTCATTTTGTAGGGGAATCCCTCAGGTTATTGCGGTGGGAG GTTTTGTAG